Proteins encoded by one window of Pristiophorus japonicus isolate sPriJap1 chromosome 17, sPriJap1.hap1, whole genome shotgun sequence:
- the map2k1 gene encoding dual specificity mitogen-activated protein kinase kinase 1: protein MPKKKPGPIKLHPSPDGSALNGTTSAETNLEALQKKLEELELDEQQRKRLEAFLTQKQKVGELKDDDFEKISELGAGNGGVVFKVSHKPSGLIMARKLIHLEIKPAIRNQIIRELQVLHECNSPYIVGFYGAFYSDGEISICMEHMDGGSLDQVLKKAGRITEEVLGKVSIAVNKGLAYLREKHKIMHRDVKPSNILVNSRGEIKLCDFGVSGQLIDSMANSFVGTRSYMSPERLQGTHYSVQSDIWSMGLSLVEMAIGRYPIPPPDAQELEQIFGCSPGEDSTPSEPKPRPPGRPGSSFGVDNRPPMAIFELLDYIVNEPPPKLPTGVFSEEFQDFVNKCLIKNPAERADLKQLMAHSFIKRSEAEEVDFAGWLCTTIGLKQPSTPTHAPAV, encoded by the exons GACAAACCTGGAGGCTCTGCAGAAGAAGTTGGAGGAGCTCGAGTTGGACGAACAGCAGCGCAAGCGGCTGGAGGCGTTTCTGACCCAGAAACAGAAGGTCGGCGAGCTGAAAGATGATGACTTTGAGAAGATCTCGGAACTGGGCGCAGGCAACGGAGGCGTGGTCTTCAAAGTCTCTCACAAACCGTCCGGTCTCATCATGGCCCGGAAG CTGATTCACCTGGAGATAAAGCCGGCGATTCGGAACCAGATCATCCGAGAGCTGCAGGTTCTACACGAGTGTAACTCTCCGTACATCGTGGGATTCTATGGAGCGTTCTACAGTGATGGCGAGATCAGCATCTGCATGGAGCACATG GACGGTGGATCGTTGGATCAAGTGCTGAAAAAAGCTGGACGAATTACAGAGGAGGTCCTGGGCAAAGTGAGCATAGCT GTTAACAAGGGATTGGCCTACCTGCGAGAGAAACACAAGATCATGCACCGAG ATGTTAAACCTTCGAACATCCTAGTGAATTCCCGTGGGGAAATCAAACTCTGTGACTTTGGAGTTAGTGGGCAGCTGATCGACTCCATGGCCAACTCATTCGTCGGGACAAGGTCTTATATGTCA CCTGAAAGACTCCAGGGGACGCATTATTCGGTCCAGTCGGATATCTGGAGTATGGGCCTCTCTCTGGTGGAGATGGCGATCGGCAGATATCCCATTCCTCCGCCTGATGCTCAGGAACTCGAACAGATCTTTGGCTGCAGCCCCGGAGAAGACTCGACACCCTCGGAGCCGAAACCTCGACCTCCTGGCCGTCCGGGGAGCT CTTTTGGAGTGGACAATCGGCCCCCAATGGCGATATTCGAACTGTTGGATTACATTGTGAATGAG CCGCCCCCTAAATTGCCAACTGGAGTATTCAGTGAAGAATTCCAGGACTTTGTGAATAAATG CTTGATAAAGAACCCTGCAGAGAGGGCGGACTTGAAGCAGCTTATG GCTCATTCTTTCATCAAGCGATCAGAGGCAGAAGAAGTGGATTTTGCAGGCTGGCTGTGCACGACTATCGGCCTGAAGCAGCCAAGCACCCCAACGCACGCTCCCGCTGTATAA